The following are from one region of the Rosistilla carotiformis genome:
- the gmd gene encoding GDP-mannose 4,6-dehydratase, producing MPTALITGVTGQDGSYLAELLLEKGYEVHGIKRRASSFNAERVDHIYQSPHVDGAKFKLHYGDLTDSSNLTRIINAVQPDEVYNLGAQSHVAVSFESPEYTADVDGLGTLRLLEAIRFLGLEKKTRFYQASTSELFGLVQEIPQRETTPFYPRSPYAAAKMYAYWITVNYRESYGMYACNGILFNHESPRRGETFVTRKITRGIANIAQGLEPCLFLGNMDALRDWEHAKDYVRMQWMMLQQETAEDFVIATGKQISVREFVRLSAREAGLEVEFSGQGVEEIVTVSKVIDPHKAPAASVGDVIVRVDPRYFRPAEVETLLGDPTKAKEKLGWQCEITVEEMCAEMVANDLDIARKHALLKRHGHAVNVAIE from the coding sequence ATGCCTACTGCCCTAATTACTGGAGTCACCGGACAAGACGGATCGTATTTGGCCGAACTCTTGCTCGAAAAAGGCTACGAAGTGCATGGGATCAAACGGCGTGCATCGTCGTTTAATGCCGAGCGGGTCGACCATATCTATCAGTCCCCTCATGTCGACGGCGCCAAGTTTAAACTTCACTATGGCGACCTGACCGATTCGTCCAACCTGACGCGGATCATCAACGCAGTCCAGCCCGACGAAGTTTACAATCTCGGGGCTCAATCACACGTAGCCGTCTCTTTTGAATCGCCGGAATACACAGCCGACGTGGACGGATTGGGAACGTTGCGACTGCTCGAAGCAATCCGTTTTCTTGGACTGGAAAAGAAGACCCGTTTTTACCAAGCATCGACGTCGGAATTGTTCGGGCTTGTTCAAGAGATCCCGCAACGCGAAACAACACCCTTCTACCCGCGATCACCCTACGCCGCCGCGAAGATGTACGCGTATTGGATCACTGTCAACTATCGCGAATCATACGGGATGTATGCCTGCAACGGGATCCTTTTCAATCATGAATCTCCACGTCGTGGTGAAACGTTTGTAACGCGAAAGATCACGCGAGGAATTGCAAACATTGCTCAAGGCTTAGAACCATGTCTGTTCCTGGGGAACATGGACGCGCTTCGCGACTGGGAGCACGCCAAAGATTACGTGCGGATGCAATGGATGATGTTGCAGCAAGAGACAGCCGAGGACTTTGTGATCGCAACCGGCAAACAGATCAGTGTTCGCGAGTTCGTCCGATTGTCGGCGCGCGAGGCGGGGCTGGAAGTCGAATTTAGTGGCCAGGGTGTGGAAGAAATCGTCACAGTTTCCAAAGTTATCGACCCGCACAAAGCCCCAGCTGCCTCGGTTGGCGACGTAATTGTCCGAGTCGACCCAAGATATTTTCGACCGGCCGAAGTGGAAACGTTGTTGGGAGATCCGACCAAAGCTAAAGAGAAGTTGGGATGGCAGTGCGAGATCACTGTAGAAGAGATGTGCGCCGAAATGGTTGCCAATGATTTAGACATCGCCCGAAAACACGCGTTGCTGAAGCGACACGGACACGCTGTAAATGTTGCCATTGAATAA
- a CDS encoding GDP-mannose 4,6-dehydratase, which translates to MPVALITGITGQDGSYLAELLIAKGYVVHGLVRRSSTTARARLDLLFRDKDIYDKQLFLHYADLDDITTIRRILKKTQPDELYHLAGQSHVGASFEIPESTCEFTAMGTLRLLEIVRDLDKQPRFMHTSSSEIFGSPDELPQNEQTPMRPVTPYGVAKVFATQMTRLYRESFGLFACNAICYNHESPRRGESFVTRKITRAAAAIAVGRQDKLRMGSLGARRDWGSAPEYVEAMWRMLQHDTPDDYVLATGVAHSVEEFLSAAFAAVGLNWKDHYEADPRFMRPAEVSRLVGDPGHAQRQLGWKAETDLAGLVAQMVKHDVASLQASASERP; encoded by the coding sequence ATTCCAGTAGCGCTCATCACGGGGATCACCGGGCAGGACGGTTCGTATTTAGCCGAACTGTTGATTGCCAAGGGATATGTTGTCCATGGTTTGGTTCGTCGCAGCAGTACAACGGCTCGAGCGCGACTCGATCTGCTTTTTCGCGACAAGGACATCTACGACAAGCAGCTGTTTCTACATTACGCCGATCTCGATGATATCACGACGATCCGTCGCATCTTGAAAAAGACGCAGCCCGACGAGCTGTACCACTTGGCTGGCCAGAGCCACGTTGGAGCCAGTTTTGAGATTCCCGAATCGACGTGTGAGTTCACGGCAATGGGAACCTTGCGGCTGTTGGAGATCGTGCGAGATCTCGATAAACAGCCTCGTTTTATGCACACCAGCAGCAGCGAGATCTTTGGTTCCCCCGACGAATTGCCCCAAAACGAACAAACCCCGATGCGACCGGTGACTCCTTATGGAGTTGCGAAGGTCTTTGCCACTCAGATGACGCGATTGTATCGCGAGTCGTTTGGGTTATTTGCCTGTAACGCGATTTGTTACAACCACGAATCTCCCCGCCGCGGTGAATCGTTTGTGACGCGCAAGATCACGCGTGCAGCCGCAGCGATCGCCGTCGGCCGGCAGGACAAGTTGCGAATGGGCAGCCTCGGCGCTCGCCGCGACTGGGGTTCTGCACCGGAATATGTCGAAGCGATGTGGCGAATGCTGCAGCACGACACGCCCGATGACTACGTGCTGGCGACGGGAGTGGCCCACAGTGTCGAAGAATTTCTATCGGCAGCTTTTGCAGCGGTCGGCTTGAATTGGAAAGACCACTACGAAGCCGACCCCCGTTTCATGCGACCCGCCGAAGTTTCGCGGCTGGTGGGAGATCCGGGACATGCCCAGCGTCAGCTCGGATGGAAAGCCGAAACCGACTTGGCCGGACTTGTCGCTCAAATGGTCAAGCATGATGTTGCTTCGTTGCAAGCATCCGCGTCGGAGCGACCCTGA
- a CDS encoding glycosyltransferase: MMITQILPYLPLIVSAIVALCCVPLTMRMASGFGLVDRPDARKIHTIPTPRLGGIAIFAGMVLGVFSLILARQLIGDPVSRDTLTHIMAIITASSFVFSVGLVDDLRTVSSRFKLAALVAAGAMVCGSGIVLSDLTFGGHAFMQFPWMSWGLTILWMITVSVAINFIDGLDGLAGGLTLLSAAVLSAVAIQRGSADVAIIPLALVGGLAGFLVFNWHPAKTFMGDCGSMTIGFVLASSMVLANPSVGSMRGLVLPAVALSIPLVDTALTVFRRRYLQRRSMFAAERGHIHHHLLDRGLRHVHAVLVIYLVSAVAVLIGFVSLAFEGLGTLGGLSLLAPLIWGIFRLAGSMRTNEMVAALRLKRDNDRVTKRYRATFEDLQLEFNHVGNFSQWWDGICNAAQKLDFVSLRLDLPGKEDGRRGQRMEWETDSSDLKLCETIQASIPVTISQGFGETATLSVHIAAVQTLESASERLGLFTRLVTEFSLLRIREKEHQSRRRRSPQDGSRTPDSLEQSLQFRSSGKSQFAHLRVALVHDFFYTYCGAERVFEQLLDVFPHADVHALFDFLPDDQRGFLGGRTVTTSFLQHMPFAQKKHRAYLPLMPLAIEQIDVSDYDLVVSSSYVAAKGVITGPDQLHVCYCHSPVRFAWDLHHQYLDQAGLGFGPKGLLSRTILHYIRSWDVRSSLGVDHFIANSRFVGRRIKKFYRRNSTVVHPPVDTDQFELNESPRDDFYLIAGRMVGYKKTELMVRAFAKMPDRKLIVIGEGPDFQQVQNVATENVTLLGFQPSDVLVDHMRHAKALLFAAEEDFGIVPVEALACGTPVIAYGKGGVTESVIDGEHGVLYDEQTEESIVDAIERFEAQAEFGKFDPRMLRQRAECFSNSSFAKQITDAVLRWTGKQDKKPSEVSGPREPELVNN, translated from the coding sequence ATGATGATCACTCAAATTTTGCCCTACCTGCCGCTGATTGTTTCCGCCATCGTTGCCTTGTGCTGCGTTCCGCTGACGATGCGGATGGCGTCAGGATTTGGGCTCGTCGACCGACCCGATGCGCGGAAGATTCATACCATTCCCACTCCACGTTTGGGAGGAATCGCAATCTTTGCTGGCATGGTGTTGGGTGTGTTCTCGTTAATTCTGGCGCGGCAGTTGATCGGAGATCCTGTATCGCGTGACACGTTAACGCATATCATGGCGATAATCACTGCCAGCAGCTTTGTCTTTTCCGTTGGCTTGGTCGACGACCTTCGCACTGTATCTTCACGCTTCAAATTGGCTGCTTTGGTTGCAGCGGGTGCTATGGTGTGTGGATCGGGAATTGTGTTGTCTGATTTGACTTTTGGTGGTCATGCCTTCATGCAGTTTCCATGGATGAGTTGGGGACTGACTATCTTGTGGATGATTACAGTCTCCGTCGCCATTAATTTCATCGATGGATTGGATGGTCTAGCGGGCGGGCTGACCCTGCTGTCGGCGGCGGTGTTGAGCGCGGTGGCGATTCAGAGAGGCAGCGCCGATGTTGCCATCATCCCACTGGCTTTGGTGGGTGGTTTAGCGGGTTTTTTGGTATTTAACTGGCATCCCGCCAAGACGTTTATGGGCGATTGTGGAAGCATGACCATCGGTTTTGTCTTGGCGTCGTCGATGGTGTTGGCGAATCCATCCGTTGGTTCGATGCGAGGTTTGGTGTTGCCCGCAGTGGCTCTCAGTATTCCATTGGTCGATACCGCGTTGACGGTATTCAGGCGACGGTACCTGCAACGGCGATCGATGTTTGCAGCGGAACGTGGGCACATCCACCACCATCTGCTCGATCGTGGACTGAGGCACGTGCATGCTGTCTTGGTGATCTATCTTGTCTCGGCTGTGGCGGTTCTGATTGGTTTCGTATCGTTAGCGTTCGAAGGCTTGGGGACGCTTGGCGGACTCAGCCTGCTAGCGCCACTGATCTGGGGAATCTTCCGCTTGGCTGGTTCGATGCGGACAAATGAAATGGTGGCGGCATTGCGTCTTAAACGCGATAACGATCGGGTCACAAAACGCTACCGAGCGACGTTCGAAGACCTGCAGCTCGAGTTCAATCATGTGGGTAACTTTAGCCAATGGTGGGACGGCATTTGTAATGCCGCTCAAAAACTCGATTTTGTCAGCCTTCGCTTAGACCTGCCGGGCAAAGAGGATGGGCGACGTGGGCAGCGGATGGAATGGGAGACCGATTCGAGCGATTTAAAACTTTGCGAAACGATTCAGGCATCGATACCGGTGACGATTTCGCAGGGTTTTGGCGAAACCGCCACGCTTAGTGTTCATATTGCTGCGGTACAAACGCTGGAATCGGCCAGCGAACGATTGGGGCTGTTTACACGTTTGGTGACCGAATTCAGCTTGCTGCGAATCCGCGAAAAAGAACATCAAAGCCGCAGGCGTCGATCCCCGCAAGATGGTTCGCGGACACCCGATTCTCTCGAGCAATCCCTGCAATTTCGCAGCAGTGGTAAAAGCCAGTTCGCACATCTTCGCGTCGCGCTGGTGCACGATTTCTTTTACACCTACTGCGGTGCGGAACGTGTCTTTGAGCAATTGTTAGACGTTTTTCCGCATGCCGATGTGCATGCTTTATTCGATTTCTTACCCGATGACCAGCGTGGATTTTTAGGCGGAAGGACGGTCACAACCAGCTTTTTGCAGCACATGCCATTTGCGCAGAAAAAACACCGTGCCTATCTCCCACTGATGCCGTTGGCAATCGAGCAGATCGACGTTTCCGACTATGATCTTGTTGTCTCAAGTTCTTATGTTGCTGCCAAAGGGGTGATTACCGGGCCGGATCAATTGCACGTTTGTTATTGCCATAGTCCAGTCCGTTTTGCATGGGATCTGCATCATCAATACCTCGATCAGGCTGGGCTGGGCTTCGGCCCTAAGGGGCTGCTGTCGCGGACGATATTGCACTATATCCGGAGTTGGGATGTGCGGTCATCCTTGGGGGTCGATCACTTTATCGCAAACAGCCGGTTTGTGGGGCGGCGGATCAAAAAGTTCTATCGCCGCAACTCGACCGTCGTCCATCCCCCGGTGGACACCGATCAGTTTGAACTCAACGAATCGCCACGCGACGATTTCTATCTGATCGCCGGTCGGATGGTTGGATATAAAAAGACCGAACTAATGGTCCGCGCGTTTGCGAAGATGCCCGATCGAAAGTTGATCGTGATCGGGGAGGGCCCCGACTTCCAGCAAGTCCAAAACGTTGCGACCGAAAACGTCACGCTGCTCGGCTTCCAACCGAGCGACGTTCTGGTCGACCACATGCGGCATGCCAAGGCGTTGTTGTTTGCGGCGGAAGAAGATTTTGGCATCGTCCCGGTCGAGGCGCTTGCCTGTGGCACGCCGGTGATCGCCTACGGCAAGGGAGGGGTAACCGAGTCGGTGATCGATGGTGAACATGGGGTTCTCTACGATGAACAGACCGAGGAATCGATCGTCGATGCTATCGAGCGATTTGAGGCCCAGGCAGAATTTGGCAAGTTCGACCCACGGATGCTCCGCCAGCGCGCGGAGTGCTTCTCCAACAGTTCCTTCGCCAAACAGATTACCGACGCGGTCCTCCGCTGGACTGGCAAGCAAGACAAGAAGCCGAGCGAAGTCTCGGGCCCCCGCGAGCCTGAATTGGTAAACAATTAG
- a CDS encoding O-antigen ligase family protein — MDFGNMPERLEKAIIAIVGVGICTLPAIVVWDYGGVLPWTKFWASNVLFALGLGTLPLLFWHRERVTLFFISIPLLSLFIWGLTYAQTIPISSHWISWLSSGSKDAYQNWIPTALWNEYQSPSNNLRTTTSPSHFPISICPWLTKQAMSLPALFGLTTLLASLVYQTRHSVLMLLILTAMSGGAVSCMGIFDAVRKSQSTEMSTVVTPSVQNAAPFGPFVNKNNAACYLNLSLACTLGLLAFVAFERSHPQSSYSRYTNDSVHWRERLRTSLESYVLLFDAKTVFLTLLTGLQLAGVLVCSSRGGMLATVAGMLYCTVSIRRTKYAKEAGVVILIVVIATAFGLESLNLRTKAQDRAASIWKSFEQADDGRLQHWPDGLRAAWAHFPAGAGLGTYRYAYLPTQQNESAASFVNADAMPVEWLVEGGIWLIPLVLIGLVAVHRQLAQLTVKRSPLQKSVAVTGWYMLGALLVSQMFDFGILIPANYLTVAVLIGAMFAMSADRCKPQQSCSGRSSWERNPQGKPTNRASSISAPSSALWSVIHGAVHRLSLVSLVLVYLALAFVTIVWSRQAAVSDFAIRSQSIQSTQSSQDHESNRVDLPMSCDPFLQVAFARSILREQSRLPVVLARDTSPSENLEYLGSLASIEMRRAEYYHSQSANSRALPPDTVLLSGQNLQEIMRSRQLALAALVNCPLDFNARLILLLTSFVGKKDVPTTMQLLNRSAQLSPNTADRVLALACLGYAFPGFDASSALIARSLRLQPRLFDKLWPLILMVGDHQRMSQAFPDEPAVMLMAIESKQLPPPLSALLAERITLLLNSDDCALTDAEIAFLKGNLAFQQGDLTTANTELRTAVRLAPSQISYRISYVETLESQGKLDIAIQQILRCLVQSPENESLARKHRQLVRDWMDGNAKAD, encoded by the coding sequence ATGGATTTTGGCAACATGCCTGAGCGATTAGAGAAAGCGATTATCGCAATTGTGGGTGTCGGTATTTGTACACTGCCGGCAATTGTTGTGTGGGACTATGGCGGGGTATTGCCATGGACGAAGTTTTGGGCGTCGAATGTGTTGTTCGCTCTTGGCCTTGGCACACTACCGTTGCTTTTCTGGCACCGTGAGCGGGTGACTCTCTTTTTTATCTCGATCCCTCTACTCAGCCTATTTATCTGGGGCTTGACCTATGCGCAGACAATTCCGATCTCCAGTCATTGGATCTCATGGCTGTCGAGCGGATCGAAAGATGCCTATCAAAATTGGATTCCGACGGCCCTTTGGAATGAATATCAATCGCCATCCAACAACTTGCGTACGACCACCTCGCCGTCTCATTTTCCAATAAGCATCTGCCCATGGCTCACCAAACAGGCGATGTCACTCCCAGCACTATTTGGTCTGACAACGTTGCTCGCTAGCCTTGTCTACCAAACGCGACATTCCGTGTTGATGCTGCTAATACTCACGGCCATGTCTGGGGGCGCTGTCTCGTGCATGGGAATCTTCGACGCAGTCCGCAAGTCGCAGTCCACAGAGATGTCGACTGTCGTTACACCCAGCGTGCAAAATGCAGCACCGTTTGGCCCTTTTGTGAACAAAAACAATGCGGCATGTTATCTGAACCTAAGTCTTGCATGCACTTTGGGCCTCCTCGCATTTGTTGCCTTCGAGCGGTCGCATCCACAATCGTCCTATTCAAGGTACACGAACGATTCCGTTCATTGGCGAGAGCGGTTACGGACGTCGTTGGAATCATATGTCCTTCTCTTCGATGCCAAGACGGTCTTTTTGACGCTTTTAACCGGCCTGCAACTGGCTGGCGTCCTTGTTTGTTCATCGCGGGGCGGCATGCTAGCGACCGTCGCTGGGATGTTGTACTGCACCGTTAGTATCCGCCGTACCAAATATGCGAAAGAAGCGGGGGTGGTCATTCTGATCGTTGTGATCGCGACCGCCTTCGGACTCGAAAGTCTAAATCTCCGCACCAAGGCACAAGATCGCGCCGCATCCATCTGGAAATCTTTCGAACAAGCTGATGATGGACGGCTTCAACATTGGCCCGATGGCCTGCGTGCAGCATGGGCACATTTTCCTGCTGGTGCTGGACTAGGGACCTATCGATATGCCTATTTACCGACACAACAAAATGAATCTGCGGCATCGTTTGTGAACGCGGATGCTATGCCAGTGGAATGGCTGGTCGAAGGAGGCATTTGGTTGATTCCTTTGGTTTTAATCGGGCTCGTTGCCGTTCATCGACAGCTCGCACAACTCACCGTCAAACGATCGCCATTACAAAAATCGGTTGCTGTGACCGGATGGTATATGCTTGGCGCACTCCTGGTTTCTCAGATGTTTGATTTCGGTATTTTGATACCGGCAAACTATCTGACTGTCGCAGTTTTGATTGGAGCGATGTTTGCAATGAGCGCGGATCGTTGCAAACCCCAGCAAAGTTGCTCAGGGCGGTCATCTTGGGAACGCAACCCACAAGGTAAGCCTACCAATCGTGCCAGTTCGATAAGTGCACCGTCGTCCGCACTATGGAGTGTCATCCACGGAGCAGTTCACCGCTTAAGTTTAGTTAGCTTGGTGCTCGTCTACCTCGCGTTAGCTTTCGTCACGATCGTATGGTCGCGGCAGGCCGCCGTTTCAGACTTCGCCATCCGCTCGCAAAGCATCCAATCTACTCAATCATCACAGGATCATGAATCAAATCGTGTCGATTTACCAATGTCTTGCGATCCTTTCCTACAAGTTGCCTTTGCACGTTCAATATTGCGCGAACAAAGCAGACTGCCAGTAGTTCTAGCACGAGATACGTCGCCATCGGAAAATCTCGAATATCTTGGATCGCTCGCAAGCATCGAAATGCGGCGGGCGGAATATTATCATTCCCAATCGGCAAACTCTCGAGCGCTGCCCCCTGACACGGTATTGCTGTCGGGCCAAAATTTACAAGAGATCATGCGGTCGCGGCAGCTAGCCCTTGCCGCACTTGTGAATTGCCCATTGGACTTTAATGCTCGTTTAATTTTGTTGCTAACCAGTTTCGTTGGTAAAAAAGATGTGCCAACAACCATGCAGCTATTGAACCGATCAGCTCAGTTAAGTCCGAATACGGCAGATCGAGTGTTAGCGCTAGCGTGTCTCGGATACGCGTTCCCAGGCTTCGATGCATCCTCGGCATTAATTGCTCGCAGCCTACGTTTACAACCTAGATTATTCGACAAATTGTGGCCCTTAATACTGATGGTTGGAGATCACCAGCGAATGTCGCAAGCGTTTCCGGACGAACCTGCCGTCATGCTGATGGCGATCGAAAGCAAGCAACTCCCACCTCCTCTATCCGCTTTGCTGGCAGAACGGATCACCCTCCTTCTCAACTCTGACGATTGTGCACTCACGGATGCCGAGATCGCTTTCCTAAAAGGAAACCTGGCGTTTCAGCAAGGTGATCTCACAACTGCAAATACAGAACTCCGCACTGCCGTGCGTCTGGCCCCGTCTCAGATTTCCTATCGTATTTCCTACGTAGAGACGCTCGAGTCACAGGGAAAACTCGACATCGCCATCCAACAGATTCTCCGCTGTCTCGTCCAATCGCCCGAAAACGAATCGCTGGCACGAAAACACCGTCAGTTAGTCCGCGATTGGATGGATGGAAATGCCAAAGCGGATTAG
- a CDS encoding SDR family oxidoreductase: MLNTKNSFGPQGWTPDRLGSLAGKTYVITGANAGAGFEATRVLLSKGATVVMMNRSADKSAAAIATLKQEFGSSADVTFVRMDLAALDSVREAATELLEKVPRIDALICNAAIAQVARQEITVDGFESQLGVNHFGHFLLSGLLFDRIEASAGRIVVVGSNAYKMGLKRIQFEDLNFDTNYTAWSSYAQSKLAQMMFAYELQRRVEAAGKNVTVLVCHPGASRTNLLKDTASTFNKIVWSILSRIIAQSAEKGSWPEVMCATEEKVEPYKLYGPTKRSEMVGPVGECPLHECALNQEAAAKLWALSEQKTSRYWSP; this comes from the coding sequence ATCTTGAACACAAAGAACAGCTTTGGCCCCCAGGGCTGGACACCGGATCGACTCGGTTCCCTTGCGGGAAAAACCTACGTCATCACCGGTGCCAACGCAGGTGCGGGATTTGAGGCGACACGGGTGCTTCTGTCCAAAGGAGCAACCGTGGTGATGATGAACCGCAGCGCCGACAAATCAGCCGCTGCCATCGCGACTCTGAAACAGGAATTTGGCAGCAGTGCGGACGTGACCTTCGTGCGGATGGACCTCGCGGCGCTCGATTCCGTACGGGAAGCCGCGACCGAGTTGTTGGAGAAGGTTCCTCGAATCGACGCGCTCATCTGCAACGCCGCCATCGCACAGGTGGCCCGGCAGGAGATCACCGTCGACGGATTTGAAAGCCAGCTTGGCGTGAACCACTTCGGCCACTTCCTCCTGTCGGGATTGCTCTTCGATCGAATCGAAGCGTCGGCGGGGCGCATCGTCGTCGTCGGGAGCAACGCCTATAAAATGGGGCTCAAGAGAATTCAGTTCGAAGACCTCAACTTCGATACGAATTACACCGCCTGGAGCTCTTACGCCCAGAGCAAACTGGCGCAGATGATGTTCGCCTACGAATTGCAGCGCCGGGTGGAAGCTGCGGGAAAGAACGTTACCGTCCTGGTCTGCCATCCCGGCGCGTCGCGAACCAATTTGTTGAAGGATACCGCCAGCACCTTCAACAAAATTGTCTGGTCCATCCTCTCTCGCATCATCGCTCAATCCGCCGAGAAGGGCTCCTGGCCAGAAGTCATGTGCGCAACCGAAGAGAAGGTGGAGCCCTACAAGCTTTATGGCCCAACCAAACGATCGGAGATGGTCGGTCCGGTCGGCGAGTGCCCGTTACACGAGTGCGCCCTAAACCAAGAAGCGGCCGCCAAACTCTGGGCTCTCTCGGAACAGAAGACGTCGCGATACTGGTCGCCGTAG